The following are encoded together in the Proteiniphilum saccharofermentans genome:
- a CDS encoding arabinan endo-1,5-alpha-L-arabinosidase, whose translation MERNTFFLPFVFFLFVFLPQGKAADQLPERIGVHDPVMAKQDDTYYLFTTGRGIAVWSSTDMKTWKREKPVFAEAPQWAVDAVPTYRGHTWAPDISYHNGLYYLYYSVSAFGKNTSCMGVVTNKTLHPDDPDFEWVDHGAVICSTPDVDNWNAIDPNLIFDENGVPYLFFGSFWDGLQMVRLTDDLKSCYSGEEPVTIASRKKERRQENPPAIDNNPVDAGGNAIEAPFVFRKDNHYYLFASIDYCCKGVESTYKMIYGRSDKIDGPYYDKEGKDLLFGGGTILMEGDENWHGVGHNAVVSFDGEDYLVFHGYDANDEGRSKLRIFRLSWDQSQWPGVEEAIY comes from the coding sequence ATGGAGAGAAATACCTTCTTTCTTCCATTTGTATTTTTCCTCTTTGTTTTTTTACCGCAGGGTAAAGCTGCAGACCAATTACCGGAAAGGATCGGAGTACATGACCCGGTAATGGCCAAACAAGACGATACCTACTACCTCTTCACTACAGGTAGGGGTATCGCTGTCTGGTCATCGACCGACATGAAAACATGGAAACGGGAGAAACCGGTATTTGCAGAAGCACCTCAGTGGGCTGTCGATGCTGTACCTACTTACCGGGGACATACCTGGGCACCGGATATCAGCTACCATAACGGATTGTATTATCTCTACTATTCGGTATCAGCCTTTGGGAAAAATACATCCTGCATGGGCGTGGTGACCAACAAGACGCTTCATCCCGATGATCCCGATTTTGAGTGGGTAGATCACGGAGCCGTTATCTGCTCTACGCCCGATGTCGATAATTGGAATGCAATCGATCCCAATCTTATTTTTGATGAAAACGGAGTTCCTTACCTGTTTTTCGGTTCGTTCTGGGATGGACTGCAGATGGTCAGGCTTACCGATGACCTCAAATCCTGCTATTCGGGTGAAGAGCCGGTTACCATTGCCTCACGCAAAAAAGAGAGACGACAGGAGAATCCGCCGGCAATCGATAACAATCCGGTGGATGCCGGAGGAAATGCGATAGAAGCTCCTTTTGTTTTCAGGAAAGACAACCACTACTATCTGTTTGCATCCATAGACTATTGTTGTAAGGGAGTGGAAAGTACCTACAAGATGATATACGGAAGGTCAGACAAGATCGATGGGCCCTATTATGACAAAGAGGGAAAAGATCTCCTTTTTGGTGGGGGGACAATCCTGATGGAAGGGGATGAAAACTGGCATGGTGTGGGACATAATGCGGTCGTCAGTTTCGACGGTGAAGATTATCTTGTATTCCATGGATACGATGCTAACGACGAAGGGCGGTCCAAACTGCGTATTTTCCGGCTCTCATGGGATCAGAGCCAGTGGCCCGGCGTAGAAGAGGCCATCTACTAA
- the araA gene encoding L-arabinose isomerase has protein sequence MQFKDQEVWFVTGAQLLYGGDAVVTVNAHSEEMVKGLNDAGLLPVKVVYKGTANSSPEVEKIFKEANTDEKCIGVITWMHTFSPAKMWIRGLQNFRKPLMHLHTQFNKEIPWNEIDMDFMNLNQSAHGDREFGHITSRLRMPRKVLVGYWKDEETLRKIASWMRVCAGWADAQGMLIIRFGDNMNNVAVTDGDKVEAEIRLGYHVDNAPIATLVPYVEAVTDDEIDALVSEYAQIYDFADDCRKGAEKHQFVRDAAAQEIGLRRFLQDKGAKAFTTSFNELEGMKQLMGFASQRLMAEGYGFGAEGDWKTAALVRTMWVMGQGLPGGQSFLEDYTLNFDGENSTILQSHMLEINPDITGTKPRIEVHFLGIGDARTCARLVFQAHEGKGVAATIVDMGNRFRMIVNEVEVVKPQALPKLPVACALWKPMPNLEVGAGAWILAGGTHHTSFSFSVTTEMLEDYAEIAGIELVTIDKDTTINNFKFELKVNEVYYLLNKALQ, from the coding sequence ATGCAATTCAAAGATCAGGAAGTATGGTTTGTTACAGGAGCACAACTCCTGTACGGGGGCGACGCGGTAGTAACCGTCAATGCCCATTCGGAAGAAATGGTCAAAGGGCTGAATGACGCGGGACTACTCCCCGTAAAAGTGGTTTATAAAGGAACTGCCAATTCATCGCCCGAAGTGGAGAAAATATTCAAAGAAGCCAATACGGATGAAAAATGTATCGGTGTGATCACCTGGATGCACACTTTTTCTCCTGCCAAGATGTGGATCAGAGGTTTACAAAATTTCAGGAAACCGTTAATGCATCTCCATACCCAGTTTAACAAGGAGATACCCTGGAATGAGATCGACATGGATTTCATGAACCTGAACCAGTCAGCACACGGCGATCGTGAATTTGGACATATTACAAGCCGTTTGCGAATGCCCCGCAAGGTTTTGGTTGGCTATTGGAAAGATGAAGAGACGCTGCGGAAAATTGCGTCATGGATGCGGGTTTGTGCCGGTTGGGCTGACGCTCAAGGGATGTTGATCATCCGCTTTGGAGATAATATGAACAATGTGGCTGTAACGGACGGAGACAAGGTAGAAGCGGAAATACGTCTGGGATACCATGTCGACAATGCACCTATCGCAACCCTGGTTCCGTATGTGGAAGCAGTTACAGATGACGAAATCGATGCCCTTGTTTCCGAATATGCACAAATATACGACTTTGCTGACGATTGCAGGAAAGGCGCCGAAAAACATCAGTTTGTACGCGATGCCGCAGCACAGGAAATAGGATTGCGCCGTTTCCTCCAGGATAAGGGTGCCAAAGCCTTTACAACCAGCTTTAACGAGCTGGAAGGCATGAAACAGTTGATGGGATTCGCTTCTCAACGACTGATGGCCGAAGGCTATGGATTTGGTGCTGAAGGCGACTGGAAAACTGCTGCCCTTGTACGTACCATGTGGGTAATGGGGCAGGGTTTACCCGGTGGACAATCGTTCCTCGAAGATTATACCCTGAATTTCGATGGGGAGAACAGTACCATCCTGCAATCGCATATGCTCGAGATCAATCCCGATATTACAGGAACCAAACCACGCATTGAAGTGCATTTCCTTGGGATAGGTGATGCCCGTACCTGTGCCCGTCTGGTATTCCAGGCGCATGAAGGGAAAGGGGTGGCTGCCACTATCGTGGATATGGGTAACCGATTCCGCATGATTGTCAATGAGGTGGAAGTGGTAAAACCGCAAGCTTTACCCAAATTGCCGGTTGCCTGCGCATTATGGAAGCCAATGCCTAACCTGGAGGTCGGAGCCGGTGCATGGATATTGGCCGGAGGAACGCATCACACCAGTTTCTCTTTTTCAGTGACCACCGAAATGCTGGAAGATTATGCCGAAATAGCCGGTATCGAGCTGGTTACTATCGATAAAGATACAACTATCAACAACTTCAAGTTCGAACTTAAAGTCAATGAAGTTTACTATTTATTGAATAAAGCGCTGCAGTAA
- the araD gene encoding L-ribulose-5-phosphate 4-epimerase — protein MSIQELKQQVFQANLDLVKHGLVIFTWGNVSGIDREKGWVVIKPSGVSYDDMKAEDMVVVDMDGNIVEGNLKPSSDTPTHLELYKAFPSIGGIVHTHSTYATAWAQAGCDIPNIGTTHADYFSGNIPCTRDMTEPEVKGEYEKETGTVIIERFSELNPAHIPGVLVKNHGPFSWGKDPHEAVHNAVVMEQVAKMAFIAYQVNPNLTMNELLIQKHFFRKHGPGAYYGQK, from the coding sequence ATGAGCATACAAGAACTGAAACAGCAGGTATTCCAGGCTAACCTGGATCTGGTAAAACACGGTCTGGTGATCTTTACCTGGGGAAACGTAAGCGGTATCGACCGGGAAAAAGGATGGGTCGTTATCAAACCCTCCGGGGTGTCGTATGACGACATGAAAGCCGAAGATATGGTAGTAGTGGATATGGACGGCAACATAGTGGAAGGTAATCTGAAACCTTCGTCCGATACACCTACTCATCTGGAATTATACAAGGCATTCCCTTCCATAGGTGGGATAGTACATACCCATTCGACTTATGCTACGGCATGGGCACAAGCCGGATGTGACATCCCCAACATCGGCACCACCCATGCCGATTACTTCAGCGGAAATATCCCCTGTACGCGTGATATGACCGAACCTGAGGTGAAAGGCGAGTATGAAAAAGAAACAGGTACCGTCATTATCGAGCGTTTCAGTGAACTCAACCCGGCTCATATTCCCGGTGTACTGGTGAAAAATCACGGACCTTTCTCCTGGGGAAAGGATCCGCACGAAGCAGTTCATAATGCCGTCGTAATGGAACAGGTGGCGAAAATGGCTTTTATCGCCTATCAGGTCAACCCGAACCTCACCATGAACGAATTGCTTATCCAAAAGCATTTTTTCAGGAAACACGGGCCCGGTGCGTATTACGGACAGAAATAA
- a CDS encoding alpha-N-arabinofuranosidase has protein sequence MKSKRTFQVALLLLIGSISISAQNRLIIEADRGQNTINRHIYGHFSEHLGRCIYGGYWVGEDSSVPNTRGIRNDVVQALKDIRIPNLRWPGGCFADEYHWMDGIGPREDRPKMINTHWGGVVEDNSFGTHEFLDLCEQLDAEPYISGNVGSGTVEEMSKWIEYITFDGESPMANLRRKNGREEPWKVKFWGVGNESWGCGGNMTPDYYSDLYRHYATYCRNYGDNRLYRIACGANGGDYNWTETVMKNAARHMQGLSLHYYTVPRNWGDKGSATNFDEKEYFTTIEKTLFMDELITKHSAIMDRYDPQKRVGMIIDEWGTWYNVEPGTNPGFLYQQNTLRDAIVAGINLNIFNNHSERVQMANLAQTVNVLQAVILTDEEKMILTPTYWVFHLYKVHQDATLLPISFTSNKYRQGDKEIDAVSVSASKNAGGKIHITLVNADPNNEQRISTQLVGASAKKVSGKMLTSAKINDYNSFEQPSKVTVSDFKGASLSNSGLSVVLPPKSVVLIELQ, from the coding sequence ATGAAATCAAAAAGAACATTCCAAGTGGCACTACTACTGCTTATCGGTAGTATATCAATCTCGGCCCAGAACCGATTGATCATCGAGGCCGACCGTGGACAGAACACCATCAACCGGCATATCTACGGCCACTTTTCCGAACATCTGGGACGCTGTATTTATGGCGGCTATTGGGTAGGTGAAGACTCGTCAGTTCCCAATACACGCGGTATCCGTAACGATGTGGTGCAGGCACTGAAAGATATCCGTATTCCCAACCTTCGCTGGCCGGGTGGTTGCTTTGCCGACGAATATCATTGGATGGACGGTATAGGTCCCCGTGAGGATCGCCCTAAAATGATCAATACCCATTGGGGAGGAGTTGTGGAAGATAACAGTTTCGGTACGCACGAATTTCTCGACCTGTGCGAACAACTCGACGCAGAACCCTATATCAGCGGAAATGTAGGCAGCGGCACAGTAGAGGAGATGTCGAAATGGATCGAATATATCACTTTCGATGGTGAAAGCCCAATGGCTAATTTGCGGCGCAAGAACGGTCGTGAAGAACCTTGGAAAGTGAAATTCTGGGGTGTCGGGAACGAAAGCTGGGGTTGCGGCGGTAATATGACGCCTGACTACTATTCCGACCTGTATCGCCATTACGCCACCTATTGCCGCAATTACGGCGACAATCGTCTTTACCGCATTGCCTGCGGTGCTAACGGGGGTGATTATAACTGGACGGAGACTGTGATGAAGAACGCTGCCCGCCATATGCAGGGCTTATCACTGCATTACTATACTGTACCCAGGAATTGGGGTGATAAAGGTTCGGCAACCAATTTTGATGAAAAGGAATATTTCACTACTATCGAAAAAACACTGTTCATGGACGAACTGATCACCAAACATTCGGCCATCATGGACCGTTACGACCCGCAAAAGAGAGTAGGAATGATTATTGATGAATGGGGCACATGGTATAATGTGGAGCCCGGTACTAACCCTGGTTTTCTCTATCAGCAGAACACCTTGCGCGATGCCATCGTAGCGGGTATCAACCTGAACATTTTCAACAACCACAGTGAGCGGGTACAGATGGCCAATCTGGCCCAGACAGTGAACGTGCTGCAGGCTGTGATACTTACCGACGAGGAAAAGATGATACTTACTCCTACTTACTGGGTGTTCCATCTCTACAAGGTACATCAGGATGCGACGCTTTTGCCCATTTCCTTTACCAGCAATAAGTACCGCCAGGGTGACAAAGAGATAGACGCGGTAAGCGTTTCCGCTTCTAAAAATGCCGGGGGTAAAATTCATATCACGCTGGTAAATGCCGATCCTAACAATGAACAACGTATCTCAACACAGTTGGTTGGTGCATCGGCAAAGAAGGTGAGTGGCAAAATGCTTACTTCCGCAAAAATAAACGATTACAATTCTTTTGAACAACCGTCTAAAGTAACAGTGAGTGACTTCAAAGGCGCTTCGCTCTCCAATAGTGGTCTTTCGGTGGTATTGCCGCCTAAATCGGTGGTATTGATCGAACTTCAATAA
- a CDS encoding two-component regulator propeller domain-containing protein — translation MKRQLLSVCLLLPLSLHAQHLQLSGDNCNISYLTMEDGLLHNYIDDIYKDSRGFIWLSTGGGLSRYDGFSFTNYQMETSPVTLKGNSVHRVYEDNFNRLWIASDGGLDILDLENSELVNLFEEIDPEMTAFLKNPVKNIIKDNKGNIWLLSGYIYKIHFNQKGGIADIFRLPENLQSVRYIAMNDVDGDGNIWAGYNDNIYKLYTHNNHNLRAVPISKNLKFRSNSILTKFLPDKNEVWIGTVHGLYRYYRNEDAVKVYENNPLDLTSLSHNYISDLALTETNQVIIGTLKGINIYNPMTDGFEQVFSESSGSINGLNSNFISRIYYDGNSLWCGTETGGVNKINSNTLDIKSYSHRNNERGSISQNPVNVILEDEKQNLWVGTVEGGLNLKKEGEETFSHFTDSSSTRLSHNSVSALSIDNKSRLWVGTWGYGISVIDKDNPFKPSSIYINSGKYPELLIDLIGGLFYDDINNVMWIGSNQGLYFYDLDNDKLIIPAPIDTFANIQGIIGMAVDNKGFLWVGSQEGVYAIDLNSRNHNQFGFHHYRYKLDNPQSFLVEKITSFCLDSDNVLWLGSDGFGFYKRIENGDGTYSFQSYNIADGLANNSVKGILEDDFGNLWISTSHGLSCFNREEESFINFFRNDGIENNQFYWNAYHKAKNGTLYFGTLSGLIALNPALMKPQPVNYRVTLTDFYLENEKIYPGKIIEKDISRINKIVLHEKYKSFSIDFSALNFTTTPNFVYAYRLAGYEEKWIELAQNMHSARYMNLPPGNYTFQVKYVPKNQIDLGEITELQIYIRPYFYKTTWFALIVLALLISAFLLWYFRHIRSYEAQQRALEQIVEERTKELELQKETLVEQKRELSQQNLILSQQNKKITQQKNQLIKMSRKVHRMHVDKLEFFTNISHEFRTPITLIIGPAQRAIRLSSDPYVIEQLNYVERNSRYLLSLVNQLMDFQKVESKKIEITFAKDNFLHSIESILSSFEPQVQDRDISLLRRFSLSDPLFFFDSESLHKILINLLSNAIKYTPNGGNITVYVRPVHDRKTDEEKLYIAVKDSGAGIPEEDLGKIFKRFYQSRHRTIFPVYGQSSTGIGLYLCKQLIQLLGGSIWVKNNKKAGCTFRILLPLYRSNPQSGGTDHQMVDKRGDSETGQSTEKQKNKQKGRLTFLVVEDNHDMRNYICSILSSSYNTLKATHGVEALTILDSHHVDFIISDLMMPEMDGIELSKRVKEKMSTSHIPFLMLTAKSSETAQLDSYRVGVDSYIIKPFDEEMLITRIRNILKARQRYQQLFSEKMSTDILEMDEESNDKKFMDRVLEVMKDNYQNPDFSAGDFVKAMGMSKSLLNNKLNALSGRSSGEFIRVYRLNIAYSQILHNKKTKNKNISDIAYDVGFNDPKYFTRCFSRHFNITPSKLIDNDEDKP, via the coding sequence ATGAAGCGCCAGTTATTATCTGTATGCCTGTTGCTCCCTCTCTCCCTCCATGCACAGCATTTACAATTGTCCGGAGACAATTGTAATATCTCTTATCTCACTATGGAAGATGGGCTATTGCATAATTATATAGATGATATCTACAAGGACAGCAGAGGTTTTATCTGGCTTTCTACCGGGGGCGGATTGTCAAGATATGATGGTTTTTCCTTTACGAATTACCAGATGGAAACTTCTCCGGTTACACTGAAGGGGAATTCTGTACACAGGGTGTACGAAGATAATTTCAACAGATTGTGGATCGCATCTGACGGCGGATTGGATATTCTGGATCTTGAGAATTCAGAGTTGGTGAATTTGTTCGAAGAGATTGATCCTGAAATGACAGCATTTCTGAAAAATCCGGTAAAAAATATCATAAAAGACAATAAAGGAAATATCTGGCTTTTATCAGGATATATCTATAAAATACATTTCAATCAAAAGGGAGGGATAGCTGATATATTCAGGCTTCCTGAAAATTTGCAATCGGTACGCTATATAGCGATGAACGATGTGGACGGAGACGGTAATATCTGGGCGGGATATAACGATAACATATATAAACTATACACCCATAATAATCATAATTTGAGAGCGGTTCCCATATCAAAAAACCTGAAATTCAGGAGTAACAGTATCCTGACGAAATTTCTTCCCGACAAGAATGAAGTCTGGATCGGAACCGTACACGGTTTGTACAGATACTACAGGAATGAAGACGCTGTAAAGGTTTATGAGAATAATCCTTTGGACCTCACCTCCTTATCCCATAATTATATTTCTGATCTGGCATTAACCGAAACCAATCAGGTAATAATCGGAACATTGAAGGGAATAAACATCTATAACCCTATGACAGATGGTTTTGAACAGGTGTTCTCCGAAAGTTCCGGCAGCATAAACGGACTCAACAGTAATTTTATCAGTCGGATCTATTATGACGGGAATAGTCTATGGTGCGGTACTGAAACCGGTGGGGTCAATAAGATCAATTCCAACACATTGGACATAAAAAGCTATTCCCATAGGAACAATGAAAGAGGAAGCATTTCACAAAATCCGGTCAATGTCATATTAGAAGACGAAAAACAGAACCTGTGGGTTGGTACTGTTGAAGGAGGATTGAATCTGAAGAAGGAGGGAGAGGAAACATTCTCTCATTTCACGGACTCTTCTTCTACCCGTCTCAGCCATAATTCCGTAAGTGCTTTAAGTATTGATAATAAAAGCCGGCTATGGGTAGGTACCTGGGGATATGGTATTTCGGTTATTGATAAAGATAATCCGTTTAAACCCTCATCCATCTATATCAACTCCGGTAAATACCCCGAACTCCTGATCGACCTGATCGGCGGTCTTTTTTATGATGATATCAACAATGTCATGTGGATTGGCTCTAATCAGGGATTATACTTCTATGATCTGGATAACGACAAATTAATTATTCCGGCTCCCATTGATACTTTTGCCAATATCCAGGGTATTATCGGGATGGCTGTAGATAATAAGGGATTTTTATGGGTAGGAAGCCAGGAAGGTGTGTATGCGATTGACCTGAACAGTAGAAACCACAACCAATTCGGTTTTCACCATTACAGATATAAACTGGATAATCCGCAATCTTTTTTGGTCGAAAAGATTACAAGCTTCTGTCTCGACTCTGACAATGTGCTCTGGCTTGGAAGCGACGGTTTCGGCTTTTATAAAAGAATTGAGAACGGCGACGGAACTTATTCGTTTCAATCGTACAATATCGCAGACGGATTGGCGAACAATAGTGTTAAAGGTATATTGGAAGACGATTTCGGGAATTTATGGATCAGTACCAGCCATGGACTCTCTTGTTTTAACAGGGAAGAGGAGAGTTTTATCAATTTTTTCAGGAATGACGGGATCGAAAATAATCAATTCTACTGGAATGCTTATCATAAAGCCAAAAACGGCACACTATATTTCGGGACTTTAAGCGGATTGATAGCGCTCAACCCGGCACTTATGAAACCTCAACCAGTAAATTACAGGGTGACCTTAACTGATTTTTATCTGGAAAATGAAAAGATCTACCCCGGGAAGATCATTGAAAAAGATATTTCCCGGATAAATAAAATTGTTTTGCATGAGAAGTATAAATCCTTTTCAATTGATTTCTCTGCCCTGAACTTTACTACCACGCCCAATTTTGTATACGCATACCGGCTGGCAGGATATGAAGAGAAATGGATTGAACTGGCGCAAAATATGCATTCCGCGAGATATATGAATCTGCCTCCGGGAAATTATACTTTCCAGGTAAAGTATGTACCGAAAAATCAAATCGACCTGGGAGAGATCACTGAATTGCAAATTTATATCAGACCCTATTTCTATAAAACAACATGGTTTGCACTGATTGTCCTGGCTCTGCTTATTTCAGCTTTTCTCCTATGGTATTTTCGTCATATAAGATCTTACGAAGCACAACAGAGAGCTCTTGAGCAGATTGTGGAAGAACGTACCAAAGAGTTGGAATTGCAAAAAGAAACATTGGTTGAACAGAAGAGAGAATTATCCCAACAAAATCTGATCCTGAGTCAGCAAAATAAAAAGATCACCCAACAAAAAAACCAATTGATAAAAATGTCCCGCAAAGTACACAGAATGCACGTGGACAAACTGGAATTTTTTACCAATATTTCCCATGAATTCCGGACTCCGATCACGTTAATCATAGGACCGGCACAACGTGCCATACGATTGAGTTCCGATCCGTATGTGATTGAACAACTGAATTATGTGGAAAGAAATTCCAGATACCTGTTGAGTCTTGTGAATCAGTTAATGGATTTTCAAAAAGTGGAATCGAAAAAGATTGAGATAACATTTGCTAAAGATAATTTTCTGCATTCCATAGAGTCAATACTCTCCTCTTTTGAACCACAGGTACAGGATCGGGATATATCCCTGCTGAGACGGTTTTCACTGTCCGACCCGCTGTTTTTTTTCGACAGTGAATCACTGCATAAAATATTGATAAATCTCTTGTCGAATGCTATCAAATATACCCCGAATGGAGGCAATATAACTGTCTATGTAAGGCCAGTCCATGACAGGAAAACAGACGAAGAAAAATTATACATTGCTGTAAAGGATTCAGGAGCAGGTATCCCGGAAGAAGATCTGGGAAAAATTTTCAAGCGCTTTTATCAATCCCGCCATCGCACCATATTTCCGGTATATGGGCAAAGTAGTACAGGGATCGGGTTATATCTGTGCAAACAGCTTATCCAACTCTTAGGGGGATCTATATGGGTTAAAAATAATAAAAAAGCGGGATGTACATTCCGGATCCTTCTCCCGCTATACAGATCAAACCCGCAATCGGGCGGGACAGACCATCAAATGGTCGATAAACGCGGTGATTCCGAAACAGGGCAATCGACAGAAAAACAGAAAAACAAACAGAAAGGGAGATTGACGTTTTTAGTGGTCGAAGACAATCACGATATGAGAAATTACATCTGTTCTATCCTTTCCTCCAGCTATAATACACTCAAAGCCACCCATGGCGTTGAAGCGCTTACAATACTCGACAGCCATCATGTCGATTTTATCATCAGCGATCTGATGATGCCGGAGATGGATGGCATAGAACTGTCGAAAAGGGTGAAAGAGAAGATGTCCACCTCACATATCCCCTTCCTGATGCTTACAGCCAAATCATCTGAAACAGCCCAGCTCGATAGCTACCGTGTGGGTGTGGATTCCTATATTATAAAACCATTCGATGAGGAGATGCTGATAACCCGTATCAGGAATATCCTGAAGGCACGGCAACGCTATCAGCAATTGTTCTCCGAAAAGATGAGTACTGATATTTTAGAGATGGATGAGGAGTCGAATGATAAAAAGTTTATGGATCGCGTATTAGAGGTGATGAAGGATAATTATCAGAATCCGGATTTCTCGGCAGGAGATTTTGTAAAAGCAATGGGAATGAGTAAATCTCTTCTCAATAACAAACTGAATGCACTAAGTGGCAGATCATCAGGGGAATTCATAAGGGTTTACAGACTCAATATAGCTTACAGCCAGATCCTCCATAATAAGAAAACAAAGAATAAAAACATTTCAGATATAGCTTATGATGTGGGATTCAACGATCCGAAATATTTTACCCGTTGCTTTTCCAGACATTTCAACATAACTCCAAGTAAATTAATCGATAATGATGAAGATAAACCGTAA
- a CDS encoding glycoside hydrolase family 97 protein produces MKKLLTLLLTICLFQYISANDFIIVSPDKNLQVSVFLKEGTLNYNVNYKGKVILEDSPMGMITNVSDFSKDLVFIEKRDQVVNKTYSEPKIKKSHVEYLANEVVYTYQTPQEEKITVTFRVSNNDIAFKYALAQNGETARCIIEKELTGFKFPQQTTTFLTPQATPMTGWMRTKPSYEEEYIPDEPVGTPSKYGVGYTFPGLFHVGDNGWALISETGVSSLYCGSKLSEGTKEGLYTIAFPEEGENNGIGSAKPAISLPGETPWRTITVGDNLKPIVETTIAFDVVEPLYEPSKEYGFGRSTWSWLLWQDGSINYEDQKTFIDLSSELGYELVLIDNWWDTRIGREKIEELAQYAASKNVGICLWYNSNGFWSDAPQGPKNRMNTSVARKKEMAWLKSIGAKGIKVDFFGGDKQETMKLYEDILSDANDYGLAVIFHGCTLPRGWERMYPNFAGSEAVLASENLIFTQHANDTEAYNATLHPFIRNSVASMDFGPVLLNKRHNRNNDGGTERRTTETFQLATAILFQTPVQNFGITPNNLVEYPPFVIDFMKEVPTLWDETVFIDGYPGKYVILARRYAEQWYVAAINAEKEIKKLKVKLPMFSDTKVNIYSDRKDRSPQLEQVNIEKSGEITLEIQSGSGMILKN; encoded by the coding sequence ATGAAGAAATTATTGACTTTATTATTAACGATTTGCCTGTTTCAGTATATTTCTGCCAATGATTTCATTATAGTGAGTCCGGATAAGAATCTGCAGGTTTCGGTTTTTCTGAAAGAAGGAACTTTGAATTACAATGTAAACTATAAAGGGAAAGTTATTCTGGAAGATTCTCCGATGGGAATGATCACCAATGTAAGTGACTTCAGCAAGGATCTGGTATTTATAGAGAAAAGGGATCAGGTTGTCAATAAAACATACAGTGAGCCTAAGATTAAGAAAAGCCATGTGGAATACCTGGCAAACGAAGTGGTCTATACCTATCAGACACCGCAGGAAGAAAAGATTACCGTTACTTTTCGGGTCAGCAACAACGATATCGCGTTCAAATACGCATTAGCTCAAAATGGTGAGACAGCCCGCTGCATCATTGAAAAGGAATTGACGGGATTCAAATTTCCGCAACAGACCACTACATTTCTCACACCTCAGGCAACACCCATGACCGGTTGGATGCGCACCAAACCGAGTTACGAAGAGGAGTATATACCCGATGAACCGGTCGGCACGCCTTCAAAATATGGTGTAGGATATACTTTTCCGGGATTGTTCCATGTGGGGGATAACGGTTGGGCGTTAATCTCAGAAACCGGTGTCAGCAGTCTGTACTGCGGATCAAAACTGAGTGAAGGAACAAAAGAGGGGCTTTACACAATTGCCTTTCCGGAGGAGGGTGAGAATAACGGTATCGGCAGTGCCAAACCGGCGATTTCATTGCCGGGTGAAACACCCTGGCGTACAATTACGGTGGGTGACAATTTGAAACCGATCGTTGAAACCACTATTGCGTTCGACGTAGTGGAACCATTATATGAGCCTTCAAAAGAATACGGGTTTGGACGTTCTACATGGAGTTGGTTGCTTTGGCAGGACGGAAGTATCAACTACGAAGACCAGAAGACATTCATCGATCTCTCTTCTGAATTGGGGTATGAACTGGTACTGATAGATAACTGGTGGGATACCCGCATAGGTCGTGAAAAGATAGAAGAACTGGCGCAGTATGCTGCTTCTAAAAATGTAGGTATTTGCCTGTGGTATAACTCTAACGGATTCTGGAGCGATGCTCCACAAGGACCGAAAAACAGGATGAACACTTCCGTAGCCCGCAAGAAAGAGATGGCCTGGCTAAAAAGTATCGGTGCGAAAGGGATAAAGGTGGATTTCTTTGGCGGCGACAAGCAGGAAACCATGAAGTTATACGAAGATATCCTGTCGGATGCCAACGATTACGGTCTGGCGGTGATCTTCCACGGGTGTACATTACCGCGGGGATGGGAACGGATGTATCCGAACTTCGCAGGAAGTGAAGCAGTGCTAGCTTCCGAAAATCTGATCTTCACCCAACATGCCAATGATACCGAAGCCTATAACGCAACCTTGCATCCGTTTATCCGGAACAGTGTGGCGTCCATGGATTTCGGGCCGGTTTTACTGAACAAGCGTCACAACCGTAATAACGACGGAGGAACCGAACGCAGGACAACAGAAACATTCCAGTTGGCCACAGCCATACTCTTTCAGACGCCCGTGCAGAATTTCGGTATTACCCCCAACAACCTGGTCGAATATCCCCCGTTCGTTATCGATTTTATGAAAGAGGTGCCCACCCTCTGGGATGAGACAGTGTTTATCGACGGTTATCCCGGGAAGTATGTAATACTGGCCCGTCGTTACGCCGAGCAGTGGTATGTGGCAGCCATCAATGCCGAAAAAGAAATAAAGAAACTGAAGGTGAAACTTCCGATGTTCTCTGATACGAAAGTGAATATATATTCCGACAGAAAAGACCGTTCTCCGCAATTGGAACAGGTAAATATTGAAAAGAGCGGTGAAATCACATTGGAAATACAATCCGGCAGTGGAATGATATTGAAAAATTAA